CGTCGCTGGGAAGCGTGACGCACCTCGCCCCGACGCTCCCGGCCGGTCAGACCGCGACGCTCAAGGTCTCGGTGCAGAACATCGGCGACCTCACGGCGCACAGCGTGAGCGCAGCCCTGGCGAGCCAGGCAGGCTTCACGGTGCTCAGCGGGCCCGTGCCCGCCTCGGTCGCGAGCGTCTCGCCCGGGGCGAGCGCCACCTTTGAGTGGCAGGTCATCACCCCCAGCGCGCCGAACAGCTATCTGCTGCAGGTTTCGACGAGCACGACCTCCTACGGCGAGACGATCACCGGATCGCCCCGCTTCTCGGTCGCCGTCGGCGGTTGCCCCGGCGACTCGAACGGCGACGGCGTGGTCAACTTCTCAGACCTCAACGCGGTGCTCACGAGCTTCGGCGCGACGGGCGCGCCCGGCTCGCTCACGGGCGATGTGAACGGCGACGGCGTCGTCAACTTCTCAGACCTCAACCTCGTGCTGTCCAACTTCGGCCTCGACTGCAACTAAACCGACGCCCCGCTCTCCCGGATCAGCGATTCCCAGGCCCCCTGCGCGGGCAACGCGCGGGGGGCTTTCGCGCGCCGAACCACGCGATGCGCTCGCCCCTATCCGTTAGACTCGCCCTCTCGCGGCTCGCACCACGCGGGCGCGTCTGCCCCCCAGCGAAGGACCCGAACTCTCGCCATGAGCAACGCCACGCCCTCGTCCCAGCCGTCAGGTCGCACCAAGCGCTCGCTCCTCGACTACGTCGAGATCGCCGGGAACCGGCTGCCGGACCCCTCGATCCTCTTCATGCTCGGCGCGCTGCTGGTCATGGTCGCGTCGGCGGCGGCGACCTGGACCGGGTGGGAAGTCGTGAAGAAGGTGCCCGTGCAGGTGACCGACCCGTCGACCGGCGTGACCACGCTGGAGCTGGTCCCGTCGATGATCGAGGTCGCGACGGTGAACGAGGCGGGCGAGCGCGTCGTCGAGATGCGCGAGGAGGTGCTGACAGCGGTGAACCTGCTGACCTCGGACGGGATCTATTGGGCGCTTCGCTCGATGGTGAAGAACTTCATGGACTTCCCGCCCCTGGGCATCGTTCTCGTGGGAATGCTGGGCATCGGCGTCGCGGAGCGGACGGGGCTGATCGCGGCGCTGCTGAAGCTGTTCATGCTCATCACGCCGCGGAAGCTGCTCACGCCGGCGATGGTGTTCATCGGGGTGATGAGCTCGCTGGCGTCGGACGCGGGGTATGTGGTGCTGCCCCCGCTGGCGGCGCTGCTGTTCATCTCTGTGGGTCGTTCGCCGATCGTGGGGATCGCGGCGGTCTTCGCCGGGGTGGCCGCTGGTTTCAACGCAAACCTGCTGGTGACGGGGCTCGACCCGCTGCTCGCCGGGCTTTCGACCACCGGCGCGCAGTTCGTGGACCCGGGGTACGTGGTGAACCCGGCCGCGAACTGGCTGTTCATGATTGCGTCGACCTTCATGGCGACGCTGGCCGGCTGGGCGGTGACGCACTGGGTCGTCGAGCCTCGGTTTGAGAAGAAGTCGCCCGAGAACGGGGGCCCGAGCCGCGATGGGGGCGAGGGGCTCGAGGCGCAGCGCCTCACGCCCGAGGAGAAGCGCGGCGTTCGTTTCGCTGGAGTCGTCGCCCTCGTCGGCCTGCTGGTCGTGGCGCTGAACGTGGTGATCCCCGGCTTCCCGCTGCACGGGAAGGGCGTGGTCTTCGACCGCTGGGCCGAGGCGATCGTCCCGCTGCTGTTCATCCTGTTCCTTCTCCCGGGCGTCGCGTTCGGGATCAGCAACAAGACGATCGGGTCGTCGAAGGACCTCGCGCGCCTGATGACCGAATCGATGGCCTCGATGGCGCCGATCATCGTGCTGGCGTTCTTCGCGGCGCAGTTCGTCGAATACTTCCGCTACTCGAACCTGGGGGCGATGCTGGCGGTCAGCGGGGGCGAGTTCCTCGCGACCGCCGGGCTGCCGACCTTCCTGCTGCTGCTGGCGTTCATCCTGCTGACCGCGGTGTTCAACATGTTCGTCGGGTCGATGAGCGCGAAGTACGCGCTGTTCGCGCCGATCTTCATCCCGATGCTCATGCTCGTGGGCATCAGCCCCGAGCTGACCCAGGCGGCGTACCGCATCGGCGACTCGGTGACCAACATCATCACGCCTCTGAACGCGTACCTGATCATCATCCTCGTGTACATGCAGAAGCACGACAAGAGCGCCGGGATGGGCACGCTGATCGCGACGATGCTCCCCTACACGATCGCGCTGACGATCGGGTGGTGCGTCATGCTTGGCGTGTGGCTGTGGCTGGGCATCCCGCTGGGGATCCCGTTCGAGACCGGCCCGCTGGAGTACGTGCCGACCGGCTCGCGCTGAGCCCCGCCGCCCGGAGAGGCGGTGTATAGTCCGGCCACGCCGCGAAGGCTCCGGCGCAGTCACGAAAGGGTGGCCATGGGAATTCTGATCACGATCGTCGTCGCCGTGCTGGTGCTCCTCGCGATCGCGGGGCTGGTGATCGGCATCTACAACTCGCTGGTCCGCCTGCGCAACCGCTTCCAGAACGCGTTCTCGCAGATCGAGGTGCAGCTGAAGCGTCGCTATGACCTGATCCCGAATCTGGTCGAGACGGCGAAGGCGTACATGGCGCACGAGCGCGAGACGCTCGAGGCGGTCATCGCCGCGAGGAACCAGGCGGGCAGCGCGCTGGCAAGCGCCGCGAAGGACCAGACGGGCGGGGGCATCGCGCAGCTCGCCAGCGCCGAGGGCGCCCTTGGCGGCGCGCTCGGTCGCCTCTTCGCGGTGATGGAGGCCTACCCCGATCTCAAGGCCAACCAGAACATGATGCAGCTCAGCGAGGAGCTCACCTCGACCGAGAACAAGGTCGCGTTCGCGCGTCAGGCGTACAACGACTCGGTGATGGCGTACAACACCTATCGCCAGTCGTTCCCGCCGGTGATTTTCGCCGGGATGTTCGGGCACTCGCGCGACGCGGAGCTGCTCAACTTCGGCGACGAGAAGATCCACGTTGCGCCGAAGGTCGCGTTCTGACCGTCGCTGACGAGGGGTCGCGATGAATTTCTTTGAGCAGCAGGACAAAGCCCGGAAGAACACGGGCCGGCTCGTCGCGCTCTTCGTGATCGCGGTCGTG
This Phycisphaeraceae bacterium DNA region includes the following protein-coding sequences:
- a CDS encoding LemA family protein → MGILITIVVAVLVLLAIAGLVIGIYNSLVRLRNRFQNAFSQIEVQLKRRYDLIPNLVETAKAYMAHERETLEAVIAARNQAGSALASAAKDQTGGGIAQLASAEGALGGALGRLFAVMEAYPDLKANQNMMQLSEELTSTENKVAFARQAYNDSVMAYNTYRQSFPPVIFAGMFGHSRDAELLNFGDEKIHVAPKVAF
- a CDS encoding AbgT family transporter, with product MSNATPSSQPSGRTKRSLLDYVEIAGNRLPDPSILFMLGALLVMVASAAATWTGWEVVKKVPVQVTDPSTGVTTLELVPSMIEVATVNEAGERVVEMREEVLTAVNLLTSDGIYWALRSMVKNFMDFPPLGIVLVGMLGIGVAERTGLIAALLKLFMLITPRKLLTPAMVFIGVMSSLASDAGYVVLPPLAALLFISVGRSPIVGIAAVFAGVAAGFNANLLVTGLDPLLAGLSTTGAQFVDPGYVVNPAANWLFMIASTFMATLAGWAVTHWVVEPRFEKKSPENGGPSRDGGEGLEAQRLTPEEKRGVRFAGVVALVGLLVVALNVVIPGFPLHGKGVVFDRWAEAIVPLLFILFLLPGVAFGISNKTIGSSKDLARLMTESMASMAPIIVLAFFAAQFVEYFRYSNLGAMLAVSGGEFLATAGLPTFLLLLAFILLTAVFNMFVGSMSAKYALFAPIFIPMLMLVGISPELTQAAYRIGDSVTNIITPLNAYLIIILVYMQKHDKSAGMGTLIATMLPYTIALTIGWCVMLGVWLWLGIPLGIPFETGPLEYVPTGSR